A portion of the Calothrix sp. 336/3 genome contains these proteins:
- a CDS encoding serine/threonine-protein kinase: MSQTPLIRPEIPSGSLIDNRYIIQNLLGQGGLGRTYLAYDTRRFNEPCVLKEFAPVGTGASGIEKCRNLFKREAKILHQLEHPQIPRFLACFEGDGRLFLVQEFVNGKTYSALLGDRQSQGRTFPENEVVQWLKDMLPVLDYVHQHHIIHRDISPDNIMLPDGKSLPVLIDFGVGKQIADLNDQTGAHTQRGTYVGKMSLVGKVGYAPREQISLGLCSPSSDLYALGVTAIVLLTGRDPSFLMDQYSLEWRWRFYTFVSDDFARILDKMLADTPRQRYQTSREVLADLERIGETPQPIPQPLPNPIPDIPHTHYSREPQPPVTNQSQPTEIAVNTSQPHPSTNQKTNSLTDVFLKKCQQELAYYIGPMANFLVEDTLAENPQISPYQFVELLAREIPESQASLEFTRKMFS; the protein is encoded by the coding sequence ATGTCCCAAACCCCTCTCATCCGACCAGAAATACCTTCTGGCTCCTTAATTGATAACCGCTATATTATCCAAAATCTCTTAGGACAGGGAGGATTAGGGCGTACTTACTTAGCATACGATACCCGGCGTTTTAATGAACCATGTGTCCTCAAAGAATTTGCTCCCGTGGGTACTGGTGCAAGTGGAATTGAAAAATGTCGTAATCTCTTTAAGAGGGAAGCTAAAATTCTCCATCAACTAGAACATCCTCAAATTCCTCGCTTTTTAGCTTGCTTTGAAGGGGATGGACGATTGTTTTTAGTACAAGAGTTTGTCAATGGCAAAACCTACTCTGCATTATTAGGCGATCGCCAAAGCCAAGGTAGAACTTTCCCTGAAAACGAAGTTGTACAATGGCTCAAGGATATGTTACCAGTCCTGGATTACGTACACCAGCACCACATCATCCACCGTGACATCTCCCCTGACAACATCATGTTACCCGATGGCAAATCCTTACCAGTACTGATAGATTTTGGTGTGGGTAAGCAAATAGCTGACCTGAATGACCAAACTGGTGCACATACTCAGAGAGGAACCTATGTTGGGAAAATGTCCCTAGTTGGGAAAGTCGGATACGCACCCCGTGAACAAATTAGCTTAGGGTTATGTTCTCCCAGTAGTGATTTATATGCTCTAGGAGTCACCGCGATCGTTCTGCTCACAGGTCGTGACCCTTCATTTTTAATGGATCAATATTCCTTAGAATGGAGATGGCGCTTCTATACCTTTGTTAGCGATGATTTTGCCCGGATTCTGGATAAAATGCTGGCAGATACCCCCAGACAAAGATATCAGACATCACGAGAAGTTCTCGCTGATTTAGAAAGAATCGGAGAAACACCCCAACCCATACCTCAACCTTTACCAAACCCAATCCCAGATATTCCCCATACCCACTACTCCAGAGAACCCCAACCTCCCGTCACCAATCAGAGTCAACCGACAGAAATTGCCGTCAATACTTCCCAACCCCATCCATCCACAAATCAGAAAACTAATTCCCTCACCGATGTTTTTCTCAAAAAATGTCAACAAGAATTAGCTTACTATATCGGACCAATGGCAAATTTTCTGGTTGAGGACACACTTGCAGAAAACCCACAAATATCTCCCTATCAATTTGTCGAACTACTCGCTAGAGAAATACCAGAATCCCAAGCATCCCTAGAATTTACTCGCAAAATGTTTTCCTAA
- a CDS encoding DUF3365 domain-containing protein, whose product MFKNLQLRQKFTILLTIILVMGLSISGLVLSSVLTQNAKREVTSTALMLMETMISVREYTDSQITPELKEKLATSFAPQSVPAYSAREVFENLRKKGDYRDFFYKEATLNPTNIRDKADAFETTIVDKFKSQPKVKEISDFRSLPGGDIFYVARPLSVSKETCLQCHSTPDVAPKSMLTRYGTANGFNWKLNEIIGAQIVFVPASKVIQKAHQSSLGITLIVSLIFFVTILLVNIFLNREVVRPLKRITRVAEEVSTGHMDVEFEELSNDEIGNLAKAFKRMKLSLDMAMRRLKRPPGNTHEGTGG is encoded by the coding sequence ATGTTTAAAAATTTACAACTGCGACAAAAGTTTACAATACTCCTGACAATAATTTTGGTCATGGGACTAAGTATTAGTGGCTTGGTATTATCATCTGTTCTGACTCAAAATGCTAAACGTGAAGTCACATCAACCGCATTAATGTTGATGGAAACCATGATTTCCGTACGAGAATACACTGATAGTCAAATTACCCCAGAACTGAAGGAAAAATTAGCAACTTCATTTGCACCTCAAAGTGTACCCGCTTATTCTGCGAGGGAAGTCTTTGAGAATCTGCGTAAAAAAGGAGATTATCGGGATTTCTTTTATAAGGAAGCAACATTGAATCCCACAAATATTCGGGATAAAGCGGATGCGTTTGAAACCACAATTGTGGACAAGTTTAAAAGTCAGCCGAAAGTCAAGGAAATTAGTGATTTTCGCAGCTTACCAGGAGGAGATATTTTTTATGTTGCTCGTCCCCTGTCTGTGTCGAAGGAAACTTGTCTTCAGTGTCACAGTACACCGGATGTAGCACCGAAAAGTATGTTAACTCGCTATGGAACAGCGAATGGATTTAATTGGAAATTAAACGAGATTATTGGAGCGCAAATTGTTTTTGTTCCTGCGAGTAAGGTAATTCAAAAAGCCCATCAGTCGTCCCTAGGAATCACATTAATTGTTTCCTTAATATTTTTCGTGACAATCTTATTAGTGAATATCTTCTTAAATCGGGAAGTTGTTCGTCCTTTAAAACGGATTACTCGTGTGGCAGAAGAGGTGAGTACAGGACATATGGATGTGGAATTTGAAGAATTATCAAATGATGAGATTGGTAATTTAGCTAAAGCATTTAAACGGATGAAATTGAGCTTAGATATGGCGATGCGAAGATTGAAAAGACCTCCCGGAAATACTCATGAGGGAACAGGTGGATAA
- a CDS encoding DUF3365 domain-containing protein, which produces MFNNFNLKQKFNIILALILAFGLTASGTALSLVLQQNAKQEIATTALALMEHITALREYTVLQITPELASQSNTKFLPQTVSAYAARQVFEIFRQQSEFKDFFYKEAALNPTNLRDKADTFEAQIIEKFYQNRNLKQVTGYRTFAGGDMFYVARPLSVSHQSCLQCHSTPEAAPKTMVEIYGNKNGFQWKLNDIVAAQIISLPATAVMNKANQFAFIIIVIVFFVFILVTALINILLNWQIIRPIKQMTNVAEAVSVGHLEAEFHQTSNDEIGNLARAFKRMKLSLEMAMRRLRNQSDNETENYRE; this is translated from the coding sequence ATGTTTAACAATTTTAACCTCAAGCAAAAATTCAACATCATTCTAGCTCTCATTCTAGCATTTGGCTTGACTGCTAGCGGAACTGCTCTTTCCCTAGTACTTCAGCAAAATGCCAAGCAAGAAATTGCCACTACCGCTTTGGCATTAATGGAACATATTACTGCCCTCCGAGAATATACAGTTTTACAAATTACTCCGGAACTGGCGAGCCAATCAAACACAAAGTTCTTGCCCCAAACTGTATCTGCCTATGCCGCTAGACAAGTATTTGAAATCTTTCGTCAACAATCAGAATTCAAAGATTTCTTCTATAAAGAAGCGGCTCTTAATCCTACCAATCTTCGCGATAAAGCTGATACTTTTGAAGCTCAGATTATTGAAAAATTTTATCAAAATCGTAATTTAAAACAAGTAACTGGATATCGTACCTTTGCTGGAGGTGATATGTTCTATGTCGCTCGTCCTCTAAGCGTATCACATCAAAGCTGTCTGCAATGTCACAGTACCCCGGAAGCTGCACCCAAAACCATGGTTGAAATCTATGGTAATAAGAATGGATTTCAATGGAAATTAAATGATATTGTTGCCGCACAAATTATTTCCCTGCCAGCTACAGCTGTAATGAATAAGGCAAATCAATTTGCGTTTATAATTATCGTGATTGTATTTTTCGTTTTTATTCTCGTGACAGCTTTAATTAATATTTTGTTGAATTGGCAAATTATTCGCCCTATTAAACAGATGACAAATGTTGCAGAAGCTGTGAGTGTTGGGCATTTGGAAGCAGAATTTCATCAAACATCAAATGACGAGATAGGCAATTTAGCTAGAGCCTTTAAAAGAATGAAACTGAGCTTAGAAATGGCAATGCGAAGATTGCGAAATCAAAGTGACAATGAGACAGAAAACTATAGAGAGTAA
- a CDS encoding serine/threonine-protein kinase: MVWNQGHSLFGGRYLIERRLGEGGIGITYLVKNQHGEARVIKTLKEEIINHPNWKRHRDKLRQDFRDEAVRLAVCRHPHIVQIENTFDEGILPCMVMEYIEGEDLGKHLRQKGVLTEAEALLYIQQIGDAVMVIHHKGLLHRDIKPRNIMLRSGKSEAVLIDFGIAREFIPNEVQKHTVYRTPGFAPPEQYEVEAPRGEFIDVYGLAATLYSLVTGVVPTSADDRRRNIPLEAPKNFNPQISDRLNQAILDGMDMESNCRPQSVAAWLDLLNYQQVRVTQISAPVEVTQITPQAQIPPQVKNYNWQCLRTLKAHSSMVHSIAISPDSKIIASGSSDRHIRLWEPQTGKQIKKLGGWFPSHGSMVHCLSFSPNGDMLASASWDETIKLWLMATGKEIFTLKAHTNSVNSVAFSPNGQILASGSNDATIKLWQVVTGREITTLSGHHDIVGSVAFHRSGDILGSCSADNTIKLWQVSTGREINTLVGHSFFVNAIAFSRDGEILASASSDHTIKLWEVRTGKEIRTLIGHNSTVWSVCFSPDSQFLASGSWDKTIKIWNTQTGKEVNTLAEHNNYVRAIAFSANGAMLVSGSDDATVKIWQRG; encoded by the coding sequence ATGGTTTGGAATCAAGGACATTCTTTATTTGGAGGGCGTTATCTGATTGAGAGAAGATTAGGTGAAGGTGGCATCGGTATTACCTATCTTGTCAAGAATCAACATGGAGAGGCACGGGTAATTAAAACCCTGAAAGAAGAAATCATTAATCATCCCAATTGGAAACGTCATCGCGACAAGCTACGGCAAGACTTTCGGGATGAAGCGGTACGTTTAGCTGTGTGTCGTCACCCCCACATTGTACAAATTGAAAATACCTTCGATGAAGGAATTTTACCCTGTATGGTAATGGAGTATATCGAGGGTGAGGATTTAGGTAAGCATCTGCGGCAGAAGGGAGTATTGACAGAGGCGGAGGCACTGTTATATATCCAGCAGATTGGAGATGCGGTGATGGTGATTCACCATAAAGGTTTGTTGCATCGAGATATCAAGCCACGTAATATTATGTTGCGTAGTGGCAAATCGGAAGCTGTATTAATTGATTTTGGCATTGCTAGAGAATTTATTCCCAATGAGGTACAGAAACATACAGTCTACCGTACTCCCGGTTTTGCCCCTCCGGAGCAGTACGAAGTGGAAGCACCACGGGGAGAATTTATTGATGTCTACGGTTTAGCGGCAACTCTTTACAGCTTAGTCACGGGAGTTGTTCCCACTAGTGCAGATGATAGAAGGAGAAATATTCCCCTAGAAGCACCGAAAAATTTTAATCCGCAGATTAGCGATCGCCTTAATCAAGCTATTTTAGATGGTATGGATATGGAATCCAATTGCCGTCCCCAATCCGTTGCTGCATGGTTAGATTTACTCAATTATCAACAAGTTAGAGTCACTCAAATTAGCGCTCCTGTTGAAGTCACACAAATTACTCCCCAAGCTCAGATTCCACCACAAGTAAAAAATTACAATTGGCAATGTCTGCGTACTCTCAAAGCTCATAGCAGTATGGTACATAGCATTGCAATTAGTCCAGACAGTAAAATTATTGCAAGTGGAAGTAGCGATAGACACATACGCCTTTGGGAACCCCAAACAGGTAAGCAAATCAAAAAATTGGGAGGTTGGTTTCCCAGTCATGGAAGTATGGTACATTGCCTCAGTTTTAGTCCTAATGGTGATATGCTTGCTAGCGCCAGTTGGGATGAAACTATCAAGTTATGGTTGATGGCTACGGGGAAAGAAATTTTTACCCTTAAAGCTCACACTAACAGTGTCAACTCCGTTGCTTTTAGCCCTAATGGGCAGATTCTAGCTAGTGGCAGCAACGACGCTACGATTAAATTGTGGCAAGTGGTGACAGGTCGAGAAATTACTACCCTAAGTGGACATCATGATATTGTGGGGTCGGTTGCCTTTCATCGCAGTGGAGATATTTTAGGCAGCTGTAGCGCGGATAATACCATCAAGCTTTGGCAAGTCAGTACGGGTAGGGAAATTAATACCTTGGTAGGGCATAGTTTTTTTGTGAACGCGATCGCCTTCAGTCGAGATGGGGAAATTCTAGCTTCTGCTAGCAGCGATCACACAATTAAACTTTGGGAAGTCCGCACAGGCAAGGAAATCCGTACCCTAATCGGACACAATAGTACAGTTTGGTCAGTTTGTTTCAGCCCCGACAGTCAATTCCTAGCTAGTGGTAGTTGGGATAAAACAATTAAAATCTGGAATACACAAACTGGCAAAGAAGTCAATACATTAGCTGAACACAATAATTATGTACGGGCGATCGCCTTCAGTGCTAATGGGGCGATGTTAGTTAGTGGTAGTGATGATGCGACAGTGAAGATTTGGCAACGGGGGTGA
- a CDS encoding SH3 domain-containing protein has translation MLKILFAGALILSSATLPAVAQVGPGVGSGYIAYVCTNDVGGRLTMRRAPGQKSRQIMQIPAGANLRVIRSVDGSDGFQWFQVAYRGKMGFVRSDFVCNHES, from the coding sequence ATGTTGAAGATTTTATTTGCAGGTGCTTTAATTCTTTCTTCTGCCACTTTACCCGCAGTTGCACAAGTTGGTCCAGGAGTTGGTTCCGGTTATATTGCTTATGTTTGCACCAATGATGTTGGTGGTCGTCTGACAATGCGTCGAGCCCCAGGACAGAAGAGTCGCCAAATTATGCAAATTCCGGCGGGAGCTAATCTTCGTGTCATCAGAAGTGTAGATGGTTCCGATGGTTTTCAGTGGTTCCAAGTAGCTTATAGAGGAAAAATGGGATTTGTCCGCTCAGATTTTGTCTGCAATCATGAGAGCTAA
- a CDS encoding L,D-transpeptidase produces MILSPTEYYNSQRNPLYKLRLFVNGQEVYSFMTVSGRAHTQTKDRNRSGTEAPLPNGEYRVAKSTTRGTIAEAGDRFLPLTPKFETGRTALGIHYDPSYEKNNGEDGTSGCIGLKNRKELSQLLKYVKMYKLNTLYVEIQSRSGE; encoded by the coding sequence ATGATCTTATCTCCAACGGAATATTATAATTCCCAGAGAAACCCACTATACAAGTTGCGTTTGTTTGTCAATGGTCAAGAGGTTTATTCCTTCATGACTGTTTCCGGAAGAGCGCATACTCAAACAAAAGACCGTAATCGTTCTGGAACTGAAGCACCTTTACCAAATGGTGAATATCGAGTCGCTAAATCAACAACTCGCGGCACGATTGCTGAAGCTGGGGATCGCTTTCTTCCACTAACACCGAAATTTGAAACTGGCAGGACTGCATTAGGTATTCATTACGATCCCTCCTACGAGAAAAATAATGGTGAGGATGGGACATCAGGGTGTATCGGGCTAAAAAATCGTAAAGAGTTAAGTCAATTGTTGAAATACGTGAAGATGTACAAACTTAATACTTTGTACGTGGAAATTCAATCAAGAAGTGGAGAATAA
- a CDS encoding FdhF/YdeP family oxidoreductase — MDENTQVTPDKQIQVGGGMPVIQYWAEKTLSPDGVKIWQTLFHKSACLSCAWGTGGQKGGFVNEDGEVLQRCAKSVEAIASELQPPAKFHKLYNLEQLQNLTSEEANNLGRLTHPLIRRAGSSVYKEISWEEVYQIAETSLRKSPERIASYSSGRSSNEAAYLLQLMMRSLGSNNLADCSDLCHAASTVGLKQMFGSGTSMVSLEDLKKSDCVVLIGSNAPANHPRLMNELIKLRSRGGKVIVINPIVEVGLVKFASPAFPLTSLLPGSEISSLYIQPIPGSDVALFLGIQKSLISQNLLQLDYLKNHTIGWQAVLEQAKSTSWETITQICGVSKQEIEIAAQIIGTSQSVIFAWAMGATQQDNGVDNIFSIANTALITGNAGKIGAGTMPIRGHSNVQGFGSMGVTIHLKEEIRLTLEKLLQRPLSRVPGYDTRGLIAAAASNQIDTLICLGGNLYAANPDLNQAKDALANIETIFYIATKPNQGHFHGLAKHNTIIIPVYARFENPHKTTTESGNNFVRLNDEGTTHLKDANLISEVEFITEIAHRIQGDTPVNWRKLQDTQYVRQLIAQTIPGYEKIAEIDQEKTEFTISQRIFHSPQFPTPTGKASMFATPLPQLTLPTPADFGLPSSIPAVVVALITGRSYSQHNTVVYSPGDKYRSMPHRNCILMNIQDVESLGLTEHQRVTVQGDAGKLEQVEIIYGSVRQATALMFYPEVNVIFKARIDKRSGTPAYKRVPVVIYQE, encoded by the coding sequence ATGGATGAAAATACCCAGGTGACACCAGATAAGCAGATACAAGTTGGTGGGGGGATGCCAGTGATTCAGTACTGGGCAGAAAAAACCCTATCACCTGATGGTGTAAAAATTTGGCAGACTCTATTCCATAAAAGTGCCTGTCTTTCCTGTGCATGGGGAACCGGTGGACAAAAGGGGGGATTTGTCAACGAAGATGGGGAAGTTTTACAGCGCTGTGCGAAGAGTGTAGAGGCGATCGCCTCGGAATTACAACCCCCTGCCAAATTTCACAAATTGTATAATTTAGAGCAATTACAAAATCTGACATCAGAAGAGGCAAATAACCTCGGACGTTTAACCCATCCCCTCATTCGTCGAGCAGGTAGTTCAGTCTACAAGGAAATATCCTGGGAAGAAGTGTATCAAATTGCTGAAACATCTCTGCGTAAATCCCCCGAACGGATTGCCTCCTATAGTTCTGGACGTTCCTCCAACGAAGCTGCCTACCTGCTACAGTTAATGATGCGATCGCTCGGTTCTAATAACTTGGCAGATTGTTCTGATTTATGTCACGCAGCTTCCACCGTTGGTTTAAAACAAATGTTTGGCTCTGGAACCTCGATGGTAAGTTTGGAAGACTTAAAAAAATCTGATTGTGTTGTACTCATTGGTTCCAACGCACCCGCAAATCATCCCCGATTGATGAATGAGTTAATTAAGTTGCGATCGCGGGGTGGTAAAGTCATCGTCATTAACCCCATAGTCGAAGTTGGTTTAGTTAAATTTGCTTCCCCTGCTTTTCCCCTCACTTCCCTACTCCCAGGTTCAGAAATTTCCTCTCTCTATATCCAACCCATACCTGGTAGTGATGTTGCTCTCTTCCTCGGTATCCAAAAATCCTTAATCAGTCAAAATCTTCTGCAATTAGATTACCTAAAAAACCATACAATTGGTTGGCAAGCAGTACTAGAACAAGCAAAATCCACATCCTGGGAAACCATTACCCAAATCTGCGGTGTCAGCAAACAGGAAATAGAGATTGCTGCTCAAATCATCGGTACTTCCCAATCAGTTATCTTTGCTTGGGCAATGGGTGCAACTCAACAGGACAATGGGGTAGATAATATTTTTAGTATCGCCAACACTGCTCTAATTACAGGTAATGCTGGTAAAATTGGCGCAGGAACTATGCCCATCCGTGGACATTCCAACGTTCAAGGTTTTGGCTCCATGGGGGTAACAATTCACCTCAAGGAAGAAATTCGTCTGACTTTGGAAAAATTACTGCAACGTCCCTTGAGTCGGGTTCCTGGTTATGATACCCGTGGATTAATTGCAGCAGCAGCGAGCAACCAAATTGATACTCTGATTTGCTTGGGTGGTAATTTATACGCCGCTAATCCTGACTTAAATCAAGCAAAAGATGCCCTTGCTAACATTGAAACCATTTTTTATATTGCCACAAAGCCTAATCAGGGACATTTCCACGGTTTGGCAAAACATAATACAATCATTATTCCTGTTTATGCTCGCTTTGAAAATCCCCACAAAACTACTACGGAGTCAGGTAATAATTTTGTCCGTCTGAATGACGAGGGAACCACCCATCTCAAGGATGCAAATTTAATTTCCGAGGTAGAATTCATTACGGAAATTGCCCATAGAATTCAGGGAGATACCCCTGTAAATTGGCGTAAACTTCAGGATACTCAATATGTTCGCCAATTAATTGCTCAAACTATCCCTGGTTACGAAAAAATAGCCGAAATTGACCAAGAAAAAACGGAATTTACTATTTCCCAGCGTATTTTTCATAGTCCCCAATTTCCCACTCCCACGGGAAAAGCGTCAATGTTCGCCACACCCTTACCCCAATTAACCTTACCCACTCCAGCAGATTTCGGTTTACCATCATCAATCCCAGCTGTAGTAGTTGCGTTAATTACAGGACGTAGTTATTCCCAACATAATACAGTAGTATATAGTCCCGGTGATAAATATCGCTCCATGCCTCACCGTAATTGTATTTTGATGAATATACAGGATGTGGAAAGTTTGGGATTAACAGAACATCAACGTGTGACTGTTCAAGGTGATGCGGGGAAGTTAGAACAGGTGGAAATTATTTATGGTTCAGTACGTCAAGCTACTGCTTTGATGTTTTATCCAGAGGTAAACGTGATTTTTAAAGCCAGAATTGACAAGCGTTCCGGTACTCCTGCCTATAAGAGAGTTCCCGTTGTTATCTATCAAGAATAA
- a CDS encoding peptidoglycan-binding protein, giving the protein MQGEKSMWCGLEKSSLSIATTCVVISAIATNTASAAITRNDYKPQQFRAVLYGLGYKVKVKSGALTDKETIAAIKEFQKGYKLKDVNGQADKATQDLAAQIVYTLKGNLNIVLKLKPAMARNQYYGPQTMSAVKQFQKKNKLAETGIADLKTRMLLDEEAKKILNEKPAEPKPTETPKPTPKPTEKPKPAPKPTEKPKPTPKPTSTAKPSPTSTPTEKPTPKPSVTPKS; this is encoded by the coding sequence ATGCAAGGAGAAAAATCCATGTGGTGTGGGTTAGAAAAATCAAGTCTTTCAATTGCCACTACCTGTGTGGTAATCAGCGCGATCGCGACAAATACAGCATCTGCTGCTATTACCAGAAATGATTATAAACCTCAGCAATTCCGAGCAGTTCTCTATGGACTAGGTTACAAAGTCAAGGTTAAAAGCGGAGCGTTAACAGATAAAGAAACCATAGCTGCAATTAAAGAATTCCAGAAAGGGTATAAACTCAAAGATGTCAATGGACAAGCAGATAAAGCTACCCAAGACTTAGCTGCACAGATAGTGTATACCCTGAAGGGAAACCTGAATATAGTATTAAAACTCAAGCCAGCAATGGCGCGGAACCAGTACTATGGTCCCCAAACCATGAGTGCAGTCAAACAATTTCAGAAGAAAAATAAGTTAGCAGAAACGGGAATTGCGGATTTAAAAACGCGGATGCTCCTGGATGAAGAAGCGAAAAAAATCTTAAACGAAAAACCAGCAGAACCGAAACCCACGGAGACACCTAAACCCACACCCAAACCGACAGAGAAACCCAAACCCGCACCCAAACCTACAGAAAAACCCAAACCCACACCCAAACCTACATCTACAGCAAAACCATCACCTACATCTACACCCACAGAAAAACCTACCCCCAAACCTTCAGTGACACCGAAGAGTTAA
- the rimP gene encoding ribosome maturation factor RimP → MTHPLVPQIIELAAPVAEQLGLEVVSVVFHTNQSPPVLRIDIRNLQQDTGLDDCERMSRALEVSLDTAEIIPDAYVLEISSPGISRQLTTDREFISFKGFPVIVSTSPPQGGQQDWVGQLIRRDETKLYLNQKGRVVEIPRNLITRVQLDERH, encoded by the coding sequence ATGACTCATCCCTTAGTCCCACAAATCATTGAACTGGCGGCACCAGTGGCAGAGCAACTGGGATTGGAGGTCGTTAGTGTCGTTTTTCATACAAACCAAAGTCCCCCAGTATTGCGGATAGATATCCGTAATCTTCAACAAGACACAGGATTGGATGATTGCGAACGCATGAGTCGTGCTTTAGAAGTTTCCTTGGATACGGCAGAAATCATTCCTGATGCTTATGTATTAGAAATTTCCAGTCCAGGAATATCCCGTCAGTTAACAACAGATAGGGAGTTTATTTCCTTCAAGGGATTTCCCGTAATTGTTTCTACTTCACCACCCCAAGGCGGACAGCAAGATTGGGTAGGGCAGTTAATTCGCCGAGACGAAACAAAACTTTACTTAAATCAAAAAGGTCGTGTAGTTGAAATCCCTCGCAACCTCATTACCAGAGTGCAACTGGATGAGCGTCATTAA
- the nusA gene encoding transcription termination factor NusA — MISLQGLKDLLESISRERNLPKSAVQSAIREALLKGYERYRRAQNLERRQFDDEYFDNFDVQLDIEEEGFRVVATKTIVEEVANSDHEISLEEVKRMGGEGAELGQEVVLDVTPDKKEEFGRMAAMQTKQVLAQKLRDQQRQLVQEEFQDLEGTVLQARVLRFERQSVIMAVSSGFGQPEVEAELPKREQLPNDNYRANATFKVYLKKVSQGQQRGPQLLVSRADAGLVVYLFANEVPEIEDEVVRIVAVAREANPPSRHVGPRTKIAVDTLDRDVDPVGACIGARGSRIQVVVNELRGEKIDVIRWSPDPATYIANGLSPARVDEVRLMDPESRQTHVLVAEDQLSLAIGKEGQNVRLAARLTGWKIDIKDKAKYDQAAEDAKFAEVRARYEQEEDLEDFDEEEELSEDLDNFDPEEPESELDDYQDKNLSTQDEE, encoded by the coding sequence ATGATTAGTTTACAGGGTTTAAAAGACCTCCTTGAAAGCATTAGTCGAGAACGCAATTTACCTAAATCGGCAGTGCAGTCTGCGATTAGAGAAGCTTTACTCAAGGGTTATGAACGTTATCGCCGCGCTCAAAATCTAGAACGTCGTCAATTTGATGATGAGTATTTTGATAATTTTGACGTACAACTTGATATTGAAGAAGAAGGCTTTCGCGTAGTAGCCACCAAAACCATTGTCGAAGAAGTAGCTAACTCAGACCACGAAATCTCCCTTGAAGAAGTCAAACGTATGGGAGGAGAAGGTGCAGAGCTAGGACAAGAAGTAGTACTAGATGTTACCCCCGACAAAAAAGAAGAATTTGGTCGGATGGCAGCAATGCAAACCAAGCAAGTCTTGGCACAAAAACTACGGGATCAACAACGTCAATTAGTTCAAGAAGAATTCCAAGACCTAGAAGGAACCGTACTCCAAGCAAGGGTGCTACGGTTTGAGCGACAATCGGTAATTATGGCAGTCAGTAGTGGTTTTGGTCAGCCAGAAGTAGAAGCGGAACTACCTAAGCGGGAGCAATTGCCCAACGATAACTACAGAGCCAACGCCACCTTTAAAGTGTATTTGAAAAAAGTATCCCAGGGGCAGCAACGGGGACCACAACTATTAGTTTCCAGAGCAGATGCGGGATTAGTCGTGTATCTCTTCGCCAACGAAGTCCCAGAAATTGAAGATGAAGTGGTCAGAATTGTTGCCGTTGCCAGAGAAGCAAATCCTCCTTCCCGTCATGTCGGACCTCGAACAAAAATTGCTGTAGATACCTTAGATAGGGATGTTGACCCCGTTGGTGCTTGTATTGGGGCACGGGGATCGCGAATTCAAGTAGTAGTTAATGAGTTGCGAGGGGAGAAAATAGATGTGATTCGTTGGTCTCCTGATCCCGCAACCTACATTGCTAATGGTTTAAGTCCTGCACGGGTTGATGAAGTCAGATTAATGGATCCAGAAAGTAGACAAACCCATGTGTTGGTAGCAGAAGATCAACTCAGCCTAGCAATTGGCAAAGAAGGACAAAATGTTAGGCTAGCAGCACGTTTAACTGGTTGGAAAATCGACATTAAGGATAAAGCAAAATACGATCAAGCCGCCGAAGATGCTAAATTTGCTGAGGTGCGGGCACGTTATGAGCAAGAAGAAGATTTAGAAGATTTTGATGAAGAAGAGGAACTGAGTGAAGATTTGGATAATTTTGACCCAGAAGAGCCAGAATCAGAATTAGATGATTACCAAGACAAGAATCTCAGCACTCAAGACGAAGAGTGA
- a CDS encoding YlxR family protein, protein MEPNYRRCISCRKIGLKHEFWRVVRVFPSMQVQLDEGMGRSAYICPQASCLTMAQKKNRLGRSLRTAVPETLYQSLWQRLTHSSLNESVS, encoded by the coding sequence ATGGAACCAAATTATAGACGTTGTATAAGCTGTCGAAAAATAGGGTTAAAGCATGAGTTTTGGCGGGTTGTCCGCGTCTTCCCTTCCATGCAGGTACAATTAGATGAGGGCATGGGGCGTTCTGCCTACATTTGTCCCCAAGCTAGTTGCCTGACAATGGCTCAGAAAAAAAATCGATTAGGGCGATCGCTCCGGACAGCAGTGCCAGAAACACTGTATCAGTCATTATGGCAGCGTTTAACCCATAGTTCATTGAATGAGTCGGTAAGTTAG